The following are encoded together in the Panicum virgatum strain AP13 chromosome 6K, P.virgatum_v5, whole genome shotgun sequence genome:
- the LOC120712786 gene encoding uncharacterized protein LOC120712786, whose protein sequence is MRAISTAAGAAGGMLRARLRSASRVRGGGEGAGRWTTPGHEERPKGYLFNRPPPPGESRKWEDWELPCYVTSFLTVVILGVGLNAKPDLTIETWAHQKALERLQQQELAAAGAAGDGDAE, encoded by the coding sequence ATGCGGGCGATCTCGACGGCCGCGGGGGCCGCGGGCGGCATGCTGCGCGCGCGGCTCCGCTCCGCGTCGCGCgtgcgcggtggcggcgagggcgcggggAGGTGGACGACGCCGGGGCACGAGGAGCGGCCCAAGGGGTACCTCTTcaaccgcccgccgccgccgggggagtCGCGGAAGTGGGAGGACTGGGAGCTGCCCTGCTACGTCACCTCGTTCCTCACCGTCGTCATCCTCGGCGTCGGCCTCAACGCCAAGCCCGACCTCACGATCGAGACCTGGGCGCACCAGAAGGCGCTCGAGCGCCTCCAGCAGCAggagctggccgccgccggtgccgcgggCGATGGAGACGCCGAGTGA